A stretch of Candidatus Sphingomonas phytovorans DNA encodes these proteins:
- a CDS encoding metalloregulator ArsR/SmtB family transcription factor: MDTDSALAALAALAHPTRLEAFRQLIRHEPDGLSTGALVEASGLSQSTFSTHLAVMAKAGLVMTEKRGRQQIQRASVSALVALMTFLAKDCCEGRADLCEPLLAELTCC; the protein is encoded by the coding sequence ATGGATACTGACTCGGCCCTCGCCGCGCTGGCGGCACTCGCGCATCCGACGAGGCTTGAAGCCTTCCGGCAGCTGATCCGCCATGAGCCTGACGGGTTGTCGACGGGCGCGCTCGTCGAGGCGAGCGGACTCAGCCAGAGCACTTTCTCGACCCATCTCGCGGTCATGGCGAAGGCGGGGCTCGTCATGACCGAGAAGCGGGGTCGTCAGCAGATCCAGCGCGCCAGCGTTTCCGCGCTGGTCGCGCTGATGACCTTCCTGGCCAAGGACTGTTGCGAGGGCCGCGCCGACCTGTGCGAGCCGCTGCTCGCCGAACTCACTTGCTGCTGA
- a CDS encoding ATP-binding protein, with protein MFEQPIETIDEAALMRLIENQVSEGRDLDFKRDLPGGKDEETREFLADVTAFANAQGGHILFGMGEVNGVAANLPGVAVDDPDTAILRLETKLQTGVEPRVIGVRTRWVPLGNGRGALILRIPGSLSAPHRVTYRGGARFWGRNSRGKYELDVHDLRHAFTQSAQLPQQFRHLHAEAVAAAQGADMPFAIEAVPTAVVSVAPLGLFREDRRIPVSRDNAVVPVRVGAFSALDTIEGVLVHPPISDTGRVGSYALTHRTGRTDSAFVIGGVRRYEGAEHRTVWPAIFEQGLQAMAGATQMQLRQHGIEGPWVILTSVYGVKGFRMILGDGYPTNVAFRDTILLGQHIVERIDDAVLMPIAEAFWLLFGVHRLNGRALGAER; from the coding sequence ATGTTCGAACAGCCCATTGAGACAATCGACGAAGCCGCGCTGATGCGCCTGATCGAGAACCAAGTCTCCGAAGGCCGCGATCTCGATTTCAAACGGGACCTGCCAGGCGGGAAGGACGAGGAGACCCGCGAGTTCCTGGCGGATGTGACCGCCTTCGCCAACGCACAGGGCGGCCACATCCTATTCGGCATGGGCGAGGTGAATGGCGTAGCGGCCAACCTGCCTGGCGTGGCGGTCGATGACCCGGATACCGCCATTTTGCGGCTGGAAACCAAGCTGCAGACAGGCGTCGAGCCGCGCGTGATCGGAGTACGCACTCGCTGGGTGCCGCTCGGCAATGGCCGAGGCGCGCTGATCTTGCGCATTCCTGGCAGCCTGAGTGCACCGCATCGTGTGACCTACAGAGGTGGAGCGCGCTTCTGGGGCCGCAACAGTCGCGGGAAATATGAGCTCGACGTCCATGATTTACGCCACGCATTCACTCAGTCGGCCCAGCTTCCACAGCAGTTTCGCCATCTGCACGCGGAGGCGGTCGCCGCGGCACAAGGCGCTGACATGCCGTTTGCGATCGAGGCGGTGCCGACGGCGGTAGTGTCGGTGGCTCCGCTCGGTCTGTTTCGCGAAGATCGTCGGATCCCGGTCTCGCGCGACAATGCGGTCGTACCGGTGCGAGTTGGCGCCTTTTCCGCGCTCGACACGATCGAGGGCGTACTGGTTCACCCGCCGATCAGCGATACGGGACGCGTTGGGTCCTATGCGCTGACCCACCGTACCGGTCGCACCGACTCTGCTTTCGTCATCGGGGGCGTGCGGCGGTATGAGGGGGCAGAGCATCGCACGGTCTGGCCAGCTATCTTCGAGCAAGGCCTGCAGGCGATGGCGGGGGCGACCCAGATGCAGCTTCGCCAACACGGCATCGAAGGACCTTGGGTGATCCTGACCAGCGTCTATGGTGTGAAAGGCTTCCGCATGATCCTAGGCGACGGCTATCCGACCAATGTAGCGTTTCGCGACACGATACTGCTCGGCCAACATATAGTCGAACGGATCGACGATGCCGTATTGATGCCGATCGCCGAAGCCTTCTGGCTACTGTTCGGCGTTCATCGCTTGAACGGCCGAGCGCTGGGCGCCGAGCGATAG
- a CDS encoding HEPN domain-containing protein, producing MKTDLDHLPSLKQRDLKRIVEIIFAEFEEATKLSTQKWKKQGRILKVILYGSHARGDWVADNASGYYSDFDILVVVNDERLLEPGEIWSHVDDRLMRDYAILKRLSAETSVIVHTMQDVNFQLSRGRPFFIDIVRDGIALYEMDDRAFDKPQPLSPEVAREEARTHFDQWFKSATEALTLAKGAIAQGTNNWAAFLLHQAAEHFYHTTLLVLTLYSPKSHNLKFLREQAENVARDLIPIWPRSTRFGNRCWELLRQAYVKARYSPHYKITGPELEWLVERVDLLQAEVKAIAEARLTAD from the coding sequence ATGAAAACCGACCTCGACCATCTTCCGTCGCTGAAGCAACGCGACCTCAAGCGCATCGTCGAAATCATCTTCGCCGAGTTCGAGGAGGCGACCAAGCTGTCCACCCAGAAATGGAAAAAGCAGGGCCGCATCCTCAAGGTCATCCTCTACGGATCGCATGCGCGCGGCGACTGGGTGGCTGACAACGCCAGCGGTTATTATTCCGATTTCGACATTCTCGTCGTGGTCAATGACGAGCGGCTGCTCGAGCCGGGCGAAATCTGGAGCCATGTCGATGATCGCCTGATGCGCGACTATGCGATCCTCAAACGCCTCTCCGCCGAGACCAGCGTGATCGTCCACACCATGCAGGACGTGAACTTCCAGCTCTCGCGCGGCCGGCCGTTCTTTATCGACATCGTCCGCGACGGCATCGCGCTCTACGAGATGGACGACCGTGCGTTCGACAAGCCGCAGCCGCTGTCACCTGAGGTTGCGCGCGAGGAAGCGCGGACGCATTTCGATCAGTGGTTCAAGAGCGCGACCGAAGCTCTCACCCTTGCGAAGGGTGCGATAGCACAAGGCACAAATAACTGGGCGGCTTTTCTCCTGCATCAGGCCGCCGAGCATTTCTATCACACCACGCTGCTGGTGCTGACGCTCTACTCGCCCAAGTCGCACAACCTCAAATTCCTGCGCGAACAGGCCGAAAACGTCGCCCGCGACCTCATTCCGATCTGGCCGCGCAGCACCAGGTTCGGCAATCGCTGTTGGGAGCTATTGCGCCAAGCCTATGTCAAGGCGCGCTACTCGCCGCACTACAAGATCACCGGCCCCGAACTCGAATGGCTGGTCGAGCGGGTCGATCTGCTCCAGGCCGAGGTCAAGGCGATTGCCGAGGCTAGGCTGACGGCGGACTAA
- a CDS encoding S26 family signal peptidase codes for MNDIALRGVGDALRADRTRRRKRLRLAGATMILAAALGVTIGLSPSPRLLWNASASAPIGLWRVAPNVPVERGDMVVARLVEPWRSLAARRRYLPANVPLIKRIAAEPGDRVCAIGLVVTVNGAPVASRLRHDSAGRPMPQWQGCRLLRDGAMLLLMDDPGSFDGRYFGPTARRDIIGKAYPLWLP; via the coding sequence ATGAATGATATTGCCCTCCGGGGCGTCGGCGATGCGTTGCGCGCCGATCGCACCCGCCGCCGCAAACGGCTTCGCCTTGCCGGCGCTACAATGATCCTGGCCGCGGCGCTCGGCGTCACCATCGGCTTGTCGCCGTCGCCGCGCCTCTTGTGGAACGCGAGCGCCAGCGCGCCGATCGGCCTGTGGCGCGTCGCCCCCAACGTGCCCGTCGAGCGCGGCGATATGGTGGTCGCCCGTCTTGTTGAACCGTGGCGGAGCCTCGCCGCGCGGCGGCGCTACCTCCCGGCCAATGTGCCGCTGATCAAGCGCATCGCGGCCGAACCGGGCGACCGAGTCTGCGCGATCGGCCTTGTCGTCACCGTCAACGGCGCGCCTGTGGCGTCGCGCCTGCGGCACGACAGCGCCGGCCGGCCGATGCCGCAATGGCAGGGTTGTCGGCTGCTGCGCGACGGCGCGATGCTGCTGCTCATGGACGATCCGGGGTCGTTCGACGGGCGCTATTTCGGGCCGACCGCGCGCCGTGACATCATCGGCAAGGCCTATCCATTATGGCTCCCTTGA
- a CDS encoding DUF736 domain-containing protein, producing MPAIGYVTRNGEGFKGQIRTLSIRTDVEIVPNSRKASDAHPDYRVLASGAEIGAGWLRRSEMSGNDYVSLSLAAPEFGPRRLYANLGRAAGQDDDDAFAIIWNPAD from the coding sequence ATGCCCGCAATCGGTTATGTCACCCGCAACGGCGAAGGCTTCAAGGGCCAGATCCGCACCCTCTCGATCCGCACCGACGTCGAGATCGTGCCCAACAGCCGCAAGGCCAGCGACGCCCATCCCGACTATCGGGTGCTGGCGAGCGGCGCGGAGATCGGGGCAGGGTGGCTCCGCCGCAGCGAGATGTCCGGCAACGACTATGTGTCGCTCAGCCTCGCCGCCCCGGAGTTCGGCCCGCGCCGACTCTACGCCAATCTCGGCCGCGCCGCCGGCCAGGACGATGACGATGCCTTCGCCATCATCTGGAACCCGGCCGACTGA
- a CDS encoding STN domain-containing protein: MLARRAFLALFVSTVMVRATLAGASEGQGAGAPKVYLFNIPAQPLQSALIAFAAVAGLQIMYDAGLARNLRSRAVIGLFSADSALRMLIAGTDLTVVPTGKDVALVPVTALLAGRMPGKASSNGEMTLVLDTLYVSVPPGSEEHPDFNSYGQLVRAKIRKTLTEDSRTARRVYRMDLDIWVDSKGAVNETRVTQSSGTTALDAVLRRVIGGVAIGQSPPAGMRQPIHVTVIGI; this comes from the coding sequence GTGCTTGCCCGTCGCGCCTTTCTCGCCCTTTTCGTCAGCACCGTAATGGTGCGCGCGACTCTGGCAGGCGCGTCGGAAGGGCAAGGCGCCGGCGCACCGAAGGTCTATCTCTTCAACATTCCCGCACAACCCTTGCAGTCAGCTCTGATCGCCTTTGCGGCCGTCGCTGGGCTGCAGATCATGTACGATGCCGGCCTCGCAAGGAATCTGCGGTCTCGTGCCGTGATTGGCCTCTTCTCCGCCGACAGCGCATTGCGCATGCTGATCGCCGGCACCGATCTCACGGTGGTTCCGACCGGAAAGGATGTCGCCTTGGTGCCGGTCACCGCGCTTCTTGCCGGTCGCATGCCGGGAAAAGCTTCCAGCAATGGCGAGATGACGCTCGTACTCGACACGCTGTACGTGAGTGTGCCGCCCGGCAGCGAGGAACATCCGGATTTCAACAGCTATGGTCAACTTGTGCGCGCCAAAATCCGCAAGACGCTGACCGAGGATTCCCGAACGGCCAGGCGGGTCTATAGAATGGATCTCGATATCTGGGTCGATTCCAAGGGCGCCGTGAACGAGACACGCGTAACCCAGTCCTCCGGCACGACCGCGCTGGATGCCGTGCTGCGCAGGGTCATCGGAGGCGTCGCCATCGGCCAATCTCCGCCCGCAGGTATGCGACAGCCGATCCATGTCACGGTGATCGGCATCTAG
- a CDS encoding sigma-70 family RNA polymerase sigma factor → MSEATWALLRRVFLSDYARFAKQIEILTGSADLADDAMQETYLRLAQGGDIDQVASPRGYLRQMVFNAARKIMRSNRVRSRFIDVVETLDLEIADETPGAERQIDGRSDIAALRDMLRSLPTRRRNIFILAMIDDVPLAEIAERHRLGVRMVQIELKRARDDITARFREINVMDFAKARADASKE, encoded by the coding sequence ATGTCGGAGGCAACCTGGGCCTTGTTACGGCGCGTGTTCCTGTCGGACTATGCGCGCTTCGCCAAACAGATCGAGATACTGACCGGCTCCGCGGATCTCGCCGACGATGCCATGCAGGAGACCTACTTGCGGCTCGCCCAGGGAGGCGACATCGACCAGGTCGCCAGTCCGCGGGGCTATTTGCGGCAGATGGTGTTTAACGCCGCGCGCAAGATCATGCGTTCGAACCGCGTTCGCAGCCGTTTCATCGACGTCGTCGAAACACTTGATCTGGAGATAGCCGATGAAACGCCGGGGGCCGAACGGCAGATCGATGGCCGCTCGGATATCGCCGCCTTGCGCGACATGCTCCGCAGTCTCCCGACGCGTCGCCGTAATATTTTCATTCTCGCGATGATCGACGATGTTCCGCTGGCCGAGATCGCAGAGCGCCATCGGCTTGGCGTGCGCATGGTCCAGATCGAGCTGAAAAGGGCACGCGACGATATCACCGCCCGCTTCCGTGAAATCAACGTGATGGATTTCGCGAAAGCCCGCGCAGATGCATCAAAGGAGTGA
- a CDS encoding TonB family protein produces the protein MIAVLLIGIVRQGDPLVRHRSLEDSPFAAQIHLLKNVPEPTAQRPQSTAPRQLATPLPATASALAEATAPPRPSGTSGLAPATATIPNVATMPAVLNAAPAADLAALGSDYRRRLFDHIAAHRRTPPVSAPSGTVYVTFSLARDGKVQSVAIAVSSGNAVLDRVAIEAVQSADPMPMIPPAFPDRLSVTLPIAFGQGDDRKASFRP, from the coding sequence GTGATCGCCGTGCTGTTGATCGGCATCGTTCGACAGGGTGATCCACTCGTCCGTCACCGATCGTTAGAAGACTCACCGTTTGCAGCGCAAATCCATTTGCTGAAGAACGTGCCCGAACCTACCGCCCAGCGCCCGCAATCCACGGCGCCGCGACAACTGGCCACACCCTTGCCGGCAACAGCATCGGCGCTCGCCGAGGCAACCGCGCCACCGCGGCCGTCAGGCACGTCCGGCTTGGCTCCAGCCACGGCAACGATACCAAATGTTGCGACGATGCCGGCCGTATTGAACGCTGCGCCAGCGGCGGATCTGGCGGCGCTCGGCAGCGACTACCGGCGGCGCCTGTTTGACCATATCGCGGCTCATCGCAGGACGCCGCCAGTAAGCGCGCCGTCGGGCACGGTTTACGTCACCTTCTCACTGGCGCGCGACGGCAAGGTACAGTCGGTGGCGATCGCGGTCAGTTCGGGAAACGCCGTGCTCGACCGCGTCGCGATCGAAGCTGTCCAGAGCGCCGATCCCATGCCGATGATTCCACCGGCTTTCCCCGACCGGCTCTCCGTGACCTTGCCCATCGCCTTCGGGCAGGGGGATGACAGGAAAGCGAGCTTCCGGCCATGA
- a CDS encoding lytic transglycosylase domain-containing protein, translating to MAPLTRAIAAVALIASGPAHADPLARWRSYVAEASVRFGVPAVWIERVMSAESAGQTMFHGRPITSRAGAMGLMQLMPATWTAMRAQLGLGADPYNPRDNILAGAFYLRLMYDRFGYPGLFAAYNAGPGRYGDYLATGRPLPGETRAYLATVTAVRFGPAEGGNTGLFVIPPMPVPALTEAGGRMPAATSPLFVILKRP from the coding sequence ATGGCTCCCTTGACGCGGGCCATCGCCGCGGTCGCGCTCATCGCGAGCGGGCCGGCCCATGCCGATCCGCTGGCGCGCTGGCGGTCCTATGTCGCCGAGGCATCGGTCCGGTTCGGGGTGCCCGCCGTCTGGATCGAACGCGTCATGAGCGCCGAAAGCGCCGGACAGACGATGTTTCATGGGCGCCCGATCACCAGCCGGGCAGGGGCGATGGGTTTGATGCAGCTCATGCCGGCGACCTGGACGGCGATGCGGGCGCAACTCGGCCTCGGCGCCGACCCTTATAATCCGCGCGACAATATCCTGGCCGGCGCCTTCTATCTTCGGCTGATGTACGACCGGTTCGGCTATCCTGGCTTGTTCGCCGCCTACAACGCCGGACCCGGCCGTTATGGCGATTACCTTGCGACCGGGCGCCCACTTCCCGGGGAAACGCGCGCCTATCTCGCCACCGTGACGGCGGTACGCTTCGGCCCGGCGGAAGGCGGAAATACCGGCCTGTTCGTGATCCCGCCGATGCCTGTACCGGCTCTCACCGAAGCCGGTGGAAGGATGCCTGCGGCAACGTCGCCGCTGTTTGTGATCCTGAAACGGCCCTGA
- a CDS encoding helix-turn-helix domain-containing protein, which produces MTDPTDEAAIARAARARNGTPFVSPEQAAFYLGMSVRTLQEYRSAGTGPRYRRHSRHVRYHIDDLDAWSQRQGEAGDHE; this is translated from the coding sequence ATGACCGATCCGACCGACGAGGCCGCCATCGCCCGCGCCGCCCGCGCGCGCAACGGCACGCCCTTCGTCAGCCCTGAACAGGCCGCCTTTTATCTCGGCATGTCAGTCCGCACGCTGCAAGAGTATCGCAGCGCCGGGACCGGACCACGTTATCGCCGCCACAGCCGGCATGTTCGCTACCATATCGACGATCTGGACGCCTGGTCGCAGCGGCAGGGAGAGGCGGGCGACCATGAATGA